In Haliaeetus albicilla chromosome 2, bHalAlb1.1, whole genome shotgun sequence, a single genomic region encodes these proteins:
- the HEPACAM2 gene encoding HEPACAM family member 2 yields the protein MLSWSPLANFFWDLQCKIYFLLVGICSALKLTVPSHTIHGIAGQPLHLTVDYNFNATASEIQIIWLFERPHSNPKYLLGSVNQTVVPDLEYQHKFTLMPPNASLMINPLHISDEGNYIVKVNVRGNRTIAASQKIQVAVDVPVTKPIVHSEPSSGVVEYVGNITLKCTVEKGTRVIYQWMKNGKPLHASPNYTFSSNNATVLIVPVVKEDIGNYSCLVSNPVSALESEIIAPTIYYGPYGLRVKSDKGLNIGAVFTVDMGEVILFDCSADSNPPNTYLWIQRADNTTHVIKYGPHLEVVSEKVAQKTIDYMCCAFNNVTGKRDETHFTVVVTSVGLEKLAQKGKSLSSLAVITGISLFLILAMAFLFIWKRYQPHKVIRQKLQSRPEADYRKAQTFSGHESALDDFGIYEFVAIPDLASGSRVSSQSTPGSDFVPGQDMLSTVYEVIQHIPEQPQQDHQQ from the exons GTATTTGTTCCGCCTTAAAGTTGACAGTGCCATCTCATACTATCCATGGTATTGCAGGGCAACCACTCCATCTTACTGTTGACTACAATTTCAATGCTACAGCTTCTGAAATCCAGATAATTTGGCTTTTTGAGAGGCCTCACAGTAATCCAAAATACTTGCTTGGCTCTGTAAATCAAACAGTAGTTCCAGACTTGGAATATCAACACAAGTTTACCCTCATGCCACCTAATGCATCTTTGATGATCAATCCATTGCATATCAGTGATGAGGGCAATTATATTGTAAAAGTCAATGTCCGTGGAAACAGGACAATAGCTGCCAGTCAAAAGATTCAAGTAGCTGTTGATG ttcctGTCACAAAGCCAATTGTACATAGTGAACCATCTTCAGGAGTAGTGGAGTATGTAGGGaatattacattaaaatgtaCTGTGGAAAAAGGTACAAGGGTAATTTACCAGTGGATGAAAAATGGGAAGCCTCTCCATGCCAGCCCTAATTACACCTTTTCATCAAACAATGCAACAGTTCTAATTGTTCCTGTTGTAAAAGAAGACATTGGGAACTACAGCTGTCTGGTATCTAACCCTGTCAGTGCACTGGAAAGTGAGATAATTGCACCAACCATATATT aTGGACCTTATGGACTTCGAGTTAAATCAGATAAAGGTCTGAATATAGGGGCAGTGTTCACAGTGGACATGGGGGAAGTTATACTGTTTGACTGCTCAGCAGATTCAAATCCACCAAATACTTATTTGTGGATTCAAAGGGCTGACAATACCACTCATGTAATCAAATATGGACCCCATCTGGAAGTTGTATCTGAAAAAGTGGCCCAGAAGACAATAGATTACATGTGCTGTGCTTTTAACAATGTGACTGGAAAACGAGATGAAACTCACTTCACTGTCGTCGTTACTTCTGTAG GACTGGAAAAGCTGGCCCAGAAAGGAAAATCTTTGTCATCTCTTGCAGTAATAACTggaatttcattatttttgatCCTAGCTATGGCCTTTTTATTCATATGGAAAAGATATCAGCCACATAAAG tgatACGAcagaagctgcagagcag GCCAGAAGCTGATTACAGAAAGGCGCAGACATTTTCAG GACATGAAAGTGCTTTGGATGACTTTGGGATATATGAATTTGTTGCTATTCCTGATCTTGCCAGTGGTTCTAGG GTTTCAAGCCAATCTACTCCTGGCTCTGACTTTGTCCCAGGCCAGGATATGCTTAGTACGGTTTATGAAGTTATTCAGCATATTCCTGAGCAGCCGCAACAAGACCATCAACAGTAA